In Planctomycetia bacterium, one DNA window encodes the following:
- a CDS encoding aldehyde dehydrogenase family protein, giving the protein MQEILKRLGIESVNPGGFCGRWLGSDAKLESASPIDGKVIGAVSQVNSAEYEQIMEAAARAFESWRVTPAPVRGEVVRQLGNALREHKRDLGALVTLEMGKIRAEGEGEVQEMIDICDFACGLSRQLYGLSMHSERPGHRMYEQWHPLGIVGVISAFNFPVAVWAWNSALSAVCGNATLWKPSSKTPLTAVAVTKIAERVCRANKVDPAIFSLVIGRGSTIGEQLINDRRIPLISATGSCRMGYRIGEVVGKRLGRTILELGGNNAIIVTPEADLDLALRAIVFGAVGTAGQRCTSTRRLIVHESVRKELTDRLVAAYKQVKIGNPLSEGTLMGPLIDAGAVTDMQNALKRLKEEGGEILCGGQVLTGADYPGGCYVSPCIANAKNEFKIVQEETFAPILYIIGYGKAGAAEAAPRGLKPAARCGLDDLDEAIRLHNNVPQGLSSAIFTRNLLEAERFLSAVGSDCGIANVNIGTSGAEIGGAFGGEKETGGGRESGSDSWKAYMRRQTNTINYTTELPLAQGIKFGE; this is encoded by the coding sequence ATGCAAGAGATTCTCAAGCGGTTGGGCATCGAGTCGGTCAATCCCGGCGGGTTCTGCGGGAGGTGGCTCGGCAGCGACGCGAAGCTGGAAAGCGCGTCGCCGATCGACGGCAAGGTGATCGGTGCGGTGTCGCAGGTCAATTCGGCCGAGTACGAACAGATCATGGAGGCGGCGGCCAGGGCGTTTGAGTCGTGGCGGGTGACGCCGGCGCCGGTGCGCGGGGAGGTCGTGCGGCAGTTGGGCAATGCGTTGCGCGAGCACAAGCGCGATCTGGGCGCGCTGGTGACGCTGGAGATGGGGAAGATTCGCGCCGAGGGCGAGGGCGAAGTGCAGGAGATGATCGACATCTGCGATTTTGCCTGCGGGTTGTCGCGCCAGTTGTATGGATTGAGCATGCACAGCGAGCGGCCGGGGCATCGGATGTATGAGCAGTGGCATCCGCTGGGGATTGTGGGGGTGATCAGCGCGTTTAATTTTCCTGTGGCGGTGTGGGCGTGGAACTCGGCGTTGTCGGCGGTCTGTGGCAACGCGACGTTGTGGAAGCCGAGCAGCAAGACGCCGCTGACGGCCGTGGCGGTGACGAAGATCGCCGAGCGTGTCTGCCGTGCGAACAAGGTCGATCCGGCGATATTCAGCCTCGTGATCGGCAGGGGATCGACGATCGGCGAGCAGTTGATCAACGACCGGCGGATACCGCTGATCTCGGCAACGGGATCGTGCCGGATGGGCTATCGCATCGGGGAGGTCGTCGGCAAGCGGCTGGGGCGGACGATTCTGGAGCTGGGCGGTAACAATGCCATTATTGTAACACCCGAGGCCGATCTTGATCTGGCGTTGCGGGCGATCGTGTTCGGCGCGGTCGGCACGGCCGGTCAGCGTTGCACCAGCACGAGGCGGCTGATCGTGCACGAAAGCGTGCGGAAGGAGCTGACGGATCGGCTGGTCGCGGCGTACAAGCAGGTGAAGATCGGCAATCCGCTGTCCGAGGGGACGCTGATGGGGCCGTTGATCGATGCGGGCGCAGTGACGGACATGCAGAACGCGTTGAAGCGGCTGAAGGAAGAGGGTGGCGAGATCCTGTGCGGCGGACAGGTGTTGACGGGCGCGGACTACCCCGGCGGGTGCTACGTGTCGCCGTGCATCGCCAACGCGAAGAACGAGTTCAAGATCGTTCAGGAGGAAACCTTCGCGCCGATTCTGTACATCATCGGATACGGCAAGGCGGGCGCGGCGGAAGCGGCGCCGCGCGGGCTGAAGCCCGCTGCTCGCTGCGGTCTGGATGATCTTGATGAAGCCATTCGTCTGCATAACAACGTGCCGCAGGGGTTGAGCAGTGCGATTTTCACGCGCAACCTGCTGGAGGCCGAGCGGTTCCTGTCGGCCGTGGGAAGCGATTGCGGGATCGCGAACGTGAACATCGGCACGAGCGGTGCGGAGATCGGCGGGGCCTTCGGTGGGGAGAAGGAGACCGGCGGCGGCCGCGAGAGCGGCTCGGACAGTTGGAAGGCGTACATGCGGCGGCAGACGAATACGATCAATTACACGACGGAGCTGCCGCTGGCGCAGGGGATTAAGTTTGGGGAGTGA
- a CDS encoding carboxypeptidase regulatory-like domain-containing protein has translation MMIRTFRIRSGRFRSTYALIAMLLPALGMSGGQCGGFPFPPTGECPGDPVPSVVLKVTNGAGQVLPTATVSFRVNNVGPFSGVCANGTCNGLVLALDTLGTFTIQVSAPGYLTANQTVTVVAAADGCHPVTQNITIPLQLDNTVAVLAGAWESVNAYGRTIIRFGSNGQVIGAILFDRTIAGDGNFYVAYNNRPIRGAPGQSIVLATANEPTRTLNTVNFVTTTLGYPVGFENAALAADFLSLQGMLAGVPVTYTRLSSIPGPLMDP, from the coding sequence ATGATGATCCGAACTTTCCGCATTCGCTCCGGCCGATTTCGTTCCACGTACGCGTTAATCGCCATGCTCCTGCCGGCCCTCGGCATGTCCGGCGGACAGTGCGGCGGCTTCCCGTTCCCTCCGACCGGCGAATGCCCCGGCGACCCGGTCCCTTCCGTCGTCCTCAAGGTCACCAACGGCGCGGGGCAGGTTCTGCCGACCGCGACGGTTTCCTTTCGCGTCAATAACGTCGGGCCGTTCTCCGGCGTTTGTGCCAACGGAACGTGCAACGGTCTGGTCCTCGCGCTCGACACGCTCGGCACTTTTACAATACAAGTGTCTGCACCAGGGTATCTGACCGCCAACCAGACCGTCACCGTCGTCGCCGCCGCCGACGGGTGCCACCCCGTCACGCAGAACATCACCATTCCACTGCAACTCGATAACACGGTCGCCGTTCTGGCCGGCGCGTGGGAATCCGTCAACGCCTACGGACGCACCATCATCCGATTCGGCAGCAACGGGCAGGTGATCGGCGCGATCCTGTTCGATCGAACCATCGCCGGTGACGGAAACTTTTACGTGGCGTACAACAACCGGCCGATCCGCGGCGCACCGGGGCAGTCGATCGTGCTGGCAACCGCCAACGAACCGACGCGCACCCTGAACACAGTCAACTTCGTGACGACGACGCTGGGGTATCCGGTGGGATTCGAAAACGCCGCGCTGGCGGCGGACTTTCTGTCGTTGCAGGGAATGTTGGCCGGCGTGCCGGTCACGTATACACGTCTGTCGAGTATTCCCGGCCCCCTGATGGACCCCTAG
- the icd gene encoding isocitrate dehydrogenase (NADP(+)) → MTAQAITMSGGRLNVPDEPIIPFIEGDGTGPDIWRASVRVLDAAVAKAYDGKRKIAWKEVFAGEKAFNLFRKTLGDKKAWLPDETVDAFRTYLVGIKGPLTTPVGGGIRSLNVALRQMLDLYVCLRPVRWFKGVPSPVKRPGDCDMVIFRENTEDIYAGIEYAAGSPEAKKLLDFLAAEFPKDHEKIRFGTAAKAVEWQQLLESIGAPKRDITGGPGGGVFVGLGIKPVSYLGTERLVHSAIGYALKFGRKSVTLVHKGNIMKFTEGGFRDWGYQVATQFYRGQIVTERESWILGNKEANPDLTPQANAKLIDPGYDMMDADKQQKIVAEVEAALKLWPTHGDGKWKKMLLIKDAIADIVLQQVLTRPRDFDVVATLNLNGDYLSDALAAQVGGIGIAPGGNINYLTGHAVFEATHGTAPKYAGLDKVNPGSVILSGEMMLRYLGWTEAADLIIKGMDGAISAKTVTYDFHRLMKAEGDDTAKELKCSEFADAVIRHM, encoded by the coding sequence ATGACCGCGCAAGCCATCACCATGTCCGGCGGACGCCTCAACGTGCCCGATGAACCGATCATCCCCTTCATCGAGGGCGACGGCACCGGGCCGGACATCTGGCGCGCTTCCGTCCGCGTACTCGACGCAGCCGTCGCCAAGGCCTACGACGGCAAACGCAAGATCGCCTGGAAGGAAGTCTTCGCCGGCGAGAAAGCCTTCAACCTGTTCCGCAAAACCCTCGGCGACAAAAAAGCCTGGCTGCCCGACGAAACCGTCGACGCCTTCCGAACCTACCTCGTCGGCATCAAAGGCCCCCTCACGACGCCGGTCGGCGGCGGCATCCGCTCGCTGAACGTCGCGCTGCGCCAGATGCTCGATCTGTACGTTTGCCTAAGACCCGTCCGCTGGTTCAAGGGCGTCCCCAGCCCCGTCAAGCGACCCGGCGACTGCGACATGGTCATCTTCCGCGAGAACACCGAGGACATCTACGCCGGCATCGAGTACGCCGCCGGCTCGCCCGAGGCGAAGAAACTCCTCGACTTCCTCGCCGCCGAGTTCCCCAAGGACCACGAAAAAATTCGCTTCGGCACCGCGGCCAAGGCCGTCGAATGGCAACAACTGCTCGAATCCATCGGCGCGCCCAAACGCGACATCACCGGCGGACCCGGCGGCGGCGTCTTCGTCGGACTCGGCATCAAGCCCGTCAGCTACCTCGGCACCGAGCGCCTGGTCCACTCCGCCATCGGCTACGCCCTCAAGTTCGGCCGAAAATCCGTCACGCTCGTCCACAAGGGCAACATCATGAAGTTCACCGAGGGCGGCTTCCGCGACTGGGGTTACCAGGTCGCCACGCAGTTCTATCGCGGGCAGATCGTCACCGAGCGCGAGTCATGGATCCTCGGCAACAAGGAAGCCAACCCCGACCTCACGCCCCAGGCCAACGCAAAGCTGATCGACCCAGGTTACGACATGATGGACGCCGACAAGCAGCAGAAGATCGTCGCCGAAGTCGAAGCCGCGCTGAAGCTCTGGCCCACCCACGGCGACGGCAAGTGGAAGAAGATGCTGCTCATCAAGGACGCCATCGCCGACATCGTCCTGCAACAGGTGCTCACCCGCCCGCGCGATTTCGATGTTGTCGCTACGCTCAACCTCAACGGCGATTACCTCTCCGACGCCCTCGCCGCACAGGTCGGCGGCATCGGCATCGCTCCCGGCGGAAACATCAACTACCTCACCGGCCACGCCGTCTTCGAAGCCACCCACGGCACCGCCCCCAAATACGCCGGCCTCGACAAGGTCAACCCCGGCAGCGTCATCCTCTCCGGCGAGATGATGCTGCGCTACCTCGGCTGGACCGAAGCGGCCGATTTAATCATCAAGGGAATGGACGGCGCGATCTCGGCCAAAACCGTGACCTACGACTTCCACCGGCTCATGAAGGCCGAAGGCGACGACACCGCGAAGGAGTTGAAGTGCAGCGAGTTCGCCGATGCGGTGATTAGGCACATGTAG
- a CDS encoding HNH endonuclease produces the protein MNAQATGTTCNVLVLNRHYLAIRVVNVKRAFSLLCRELAEVVHLESGQYLSYDFSEWCELSSLAREFEPDAHDWIRTVRLHIAVPRIIRLAVYDRLPRQAVKFNRRNIYARDGNSCQYCGKRFPTTELSLDHVVPKSLGGKTTWENIVCACLKCNIRKGGRTPEQAGMHLTTVPKKPKRNPVLTVKLSDGRYSSWKAFLDNAYWSVELK, from the coding sequence GTGAACGCTCAAGCGACAGGGACAACGTGCAACGTCCTGGTGCTGAACCGGCACTACTTGGCGATTCGCGTCGTGAACGTGAAGCGGGCGTTCAGCCTGCTTTGTCGCGAGCTGGCGGAGGTGGTGCACCTCGAGAGCGGTCAGTACCTTTCATACGATTTTTCCGAGTGGTGCGAGTTAAGCTCGCTGGCGCGGGAGTTCGAGCCGGATGCGCACGACTGGATTCGCACGGTGCGGCTGCACATCGCCGTGCCGCGGATCATTCGGCTGGCGGTGTATGACCGGCTGCCGCGTCAGGCGGTGAAGTTCAACCGGCGGAACATCTACGCGCGCGATGGCAACAGTTGTCAATATTGCGGCAAACGATTCCCGACGACGGAGCTGTCGCTGGATCACGTCGTGCCCAAGAGCCTCGGCGGCAAGACGACGTGGGAAAACATCGTCTGCGCCTGCTTGAAATGCAACATCCGCAAGGGCGGTCGAACCCCCGAGCAGGCCGGCATGCACCTGACGACCGTTCCGAAGAAGCCCAAGCGCAACCCGGTGCTGACGGTGAAGCTGTCGGACGGGCGGTACTCGAGCTGGAAGGCCTTTCTGGACAACGCCTACTGGTCGGTCGAGCTGAAGTAG
- a CDS encoding YceI family protein, giving the protein MIRKSIVYFSAAFLLAAFGVELLKAYEPPVATGRKIKAKASEEEGGEGAAAGPTEKGEKKSASATGLNKGPNEKTRYEFDSESARNQISFTSKAPGETIKGTAKKIEGWLELNPRNVAEGATGEFKVPWSEVSTGNKMRDEHMRADPWVNAGTYPEIVFKVTGVEESNLQKKNTKPTLFKTKLVGTMSLNGRDVEMTIPVTLSYVSKSAKTKEALGIKGTFKVPLKEFGIEGKPGAVGSKVAAEPEVKVSVVLVRAGGEEPADAPKAAPKGKPKPRPKGI; this is encoded by the coding sequence ATGATACGAAAGTCGATTGTATATTTTTCAGCGGCGTTCCTGTTGGCGGCGTTTGGGGTGGAGTTGCTGAAGGCCTATGAGCCGCCGGTCGCCACGGGTCGGAAGATCAAGGCGAAGGCGTCAGAAGAAGAGGGGGGCGAGGGCGCGGCGGCCGGTCCGACGGAGAAGGGCGAGAAGAAATCCGCATCGGCGACGGGCTTGAACAAAGGCCCGAATGAGAAGACGCGGTATGAGTTTGATTCGGAGTCGGCGCGGAATCAGATTTCGTTCACGTCCAAAGCGCCCGGTGAGACGATCAAGGGGACGGCGAAGAAGATCGAGGGGTGGCTGGAACTGAACCCGCGGAACGTGGCGGAGGGGGCGACGGGGGAGTTCAAGGTGCCGTGGAGCGAGGTATCGACGGGCAACAAGATGCGCGATGAACACATGCGAGCCGATCCGTGGGTCAACGCGGGAACGTATCCGGAGATTGTCTTCAAGGTCACCGGCGTCGAGGAAAGCAATCTTCAAAAGAAGAACACGAAGCCGACGTTGTTCAAGACCAAGCTGGTCGGCACGATGTCGTTGAACGGTCGTGACGTGGAAATGACCATTCCGGTCACGCTTTCCTATGTTTCCAAATCGGCGAAGACGAAGGAGGCATTGGGCATCAAAGGCACCTTCAAGGTGCCGCTGAAAGAGTTCGGCATCGAAGGCAAGCCCGGCGCGGTGGGCAGCAAGGTGGCGGCGGAGCCGGAGGTCAAGGTGTCCGTGGTGCTGGTGCGCGCCGGGGGCGAGGAGCCGGCGGATGCTCCCAAGGCGGCGCCGAAAGGCAAACCGAAGCCGAGGCCGAAAGGAATCTGA
- a CDS encoding PEP-CTERM sorting domain-containing protein codes for MSNQTEGEFVLTMKLACALSIAACGMARGDEIVFDNFNSLGGNCYFCTGPNSQDGYAFPFDSGVADDFILMPSADPSGKWKLTELSWSGAFPLGGGQPAPVGLFNIIIWPQDANATKPAGSTPLGGPDYTKAIYYFEDVPTVSVQNENGERFWDYSAQFPAGVMLDPDVPYWLEVQAVIGFLPYWTWQPVIGGQGGIPHLGDTLLGVPFWEPNGSVLDMSFTLYGEAAPEPGTAMLLLAGAGGSLLRRRR; via the coding sequence ATGTCAAACCAAACGGAGGGTGAATTCGTCCTCACGATGAAATTGGCGTGTGCGCTTTCCATTGCGGCGTGCGGCATGGCTCGCGGTGATGAGATCGTTTTCGACAATTTCAATTCGCTGGGCGGCAACTGCTATTTCTGCACCGGGCCGAACTCGCAGGACGGGTACGCGTTCCCGTTTGATTCCGGTGTGGCCGATGATTTCATTCTCATGCCGAGTGCGGATCCGTCGGGGAAATGGAAACTCACGGAGCTGTCGTGGTCCGGCGCGTTTCCCCTCGGCGGCGGCCAACCCGCGCCGGTGGGGCTGTTCAACATCATCATCTGGCCGCAGGATGCGAACGCGACGAAACCGGCCGGCAGCACGCCGTTGGGCGGGCCGGACTACACCAAGGCAATTTACTATTTCGAGGACGTGCCGACGGTGTCGGTTCAGAATGAGAACGGCGAGCGTTTCTGGGATTACTCCGCCCAGTTTCCGGCCGGCGTGATGCTCGATCCGGATGTTCCCTACTGGCTGGAAGTGCAGGCGGTTATCGGTTTTCTGCCGTACTGGACCTGGCAGCCGGTCATCGGCGGACAGGGCGGCATCCCGCATCTGGGCGACACGCTGCTGGGCGTTCCGTTCTGGGAGCCAAACGGCTCGGTCCTTGATATGTCGTTCACGCTGTATGGCGAAGCCGCGCCGGAGCCGGGCACGGCGATGCTGCTGCTCGCGGGCGCGGGCGGTTCGCTTCTGCGTCGTCGCCGCTAG